Sequence from the bacterium genome:
CCAGGGAGGGGAACGACCTCTGGCTGGAGATGCAGGAGAGCGGGGTTCTGGAGAAGACCGCGCTTATTTTCGGCCAGATGACCGAGCCTCCGGGCGCGCGCCTCCGGGTGGGTCTGACCGGCCTGACCGCCGCCGAATACTTCCGGGACGAGGAGGGACAGGACGTGCTCCTCTTCATCGACAACATCTTCCGCTTTACCCAGGCCGGCTCCGAGGTTTCGGCTCTGCTGGGGAGAATGCCCTCGGCGGTCGGGTACCAGCCGACCCTGGCCACCGAGATGGGGGCGCTGCAGGAGAGGATCACCTCCACCCGCAAGGGGTCCATCACCTCGGTTCAGGCCATCTACGTCCCCGCCGACGATCTTACCGACCCGGCGCCGGCCACCGCGTTTTCCCACCTCGACGCCACCACGGTTCTCTCCCGCAAGATCGTGGAGATGGGCATCTACCCCGCCGTCGATCCCCTCGACTCCACCTCCCAGATTCTCGACCCCAACGTCGTGGGGGAAAAACACTATTCGGTGGCCCGGGAGGTGCAGAAGGTTCTGCAGAAGAACAAGGAACTGCAGGACATCATCGCCATCCTGGGGATGGACGAACTCTCGGACGAGGACAAGGTCGTGGTCTCCCGGGCCCGCAAGATCCAGCGGTTCTTTTCTCAGCCTTTCTTCGTAGCCGAACAGTTCACCGGGACCCCGGGCAAGTACGTCAAGCTCGAAGACACGATCGAAGGTTTCGAGAAGATCGTAGCCGGGGATCTCGACGAGATCCCCGAGCAGGCGTTCTACATGGTGGGGAACGTCGAGGACGTCATGGAAAAGGCCGCCACGCTCAAGGACTGAAAAAAGTGACCGCCGCGACCCTGAAACTGCGCATCGTCTCCCCCCGGGGGGTGCTCTTCGACGACGGCGACATCAGTTCGATCGTGGCCTGGGGCGCCGGGGGGAAGCTGGAGATCCTTCCCGGCCACACCCGGTTTCTGACGTCGTTGCGGATCGAGGAAATGCGCATCCGCAAGGGAGCCGGCCGCCACCTCCAGGAGACGATCTGGGCGGTTTCGGGGGGCTTTCTCGAGGTGGACCGGGAGGGAGTCACGGTCACGACCACGTCCGCCGAGACCTCGGCCGAAATCGATGTCGAACGGGCCCGCCAGAGCCGGGAGCGGATGCTGGCCTTCCTCAAGAACGGCGAGGGGGGCGGGGTGGAGACGCTCCGGGCCCGCTGGGCGCTCAAACGCTCGGAAATCCGCCTCAAGATCTCGACCTGGAGAGAAGGCGGGGACCGCGACGATGCCCGGAGCTGAACCGCCGGCCCCGGTTGTTCCCGAGGAAAAGAAAGGGGGGCGGCTCTATCTGGTCGCCACCCCGATCGGAAACCTCGAGGATATCTCCCCCCGGGCTCTGCGGGTGCTGAAGGAAGCGGCCGCGGTAGCGGCCGAGGATACCCGCACCACTCGGCGCCTCCTGGCCCGTTTCGGCCTCGACACCCCCTTGATCAGCTACCACGACCACTCCCCGCCCGCTCGCCGCCGCGAACTGCTGAGCCGCCTCCGCGGCGGGGAGGACCTGGCCCTGGTGTCGGAAGCCGGGACCCCGGGGTTCAGCGACCCCGGTTTCCGGCTGGTCCGCGCCGCCGTCGAGAACGGGATCGACGTGGTTCCCGTGCCCGGCCCCTCCGCCCTGATGAGCGCCCTGCCGGCATCGGGCCTGCCCGGGAACCGTTTCGCGTTCGAGGGGTTCCTCCCCGCGCGGCGCGCGGCCCGGCGCAAACGTCTGTACCGGCTGGCGAACGAAGAGCGCACCCTGGTTTTCTTCGAGTCGCCCCGGAGGGTCCGGGCTTTTTTGGAGGACGCTCGGGAGATCCTGGG
This genomic interval carries:
- the atpC gene encoding ATP synthase F1 subunit epsilon — translated: MTAATLKLRIVSPRGVLFDDGDISSIVAWGAGGKLEILPGHTRFLTSLRIEEMRIRKGAGRHLQETIWAVSGGFLEVDREGVTVTTTSAETSAEIDVERARQSRERMLAFLKNGEGGGVETLRARWALKRSEIRLKISTWREGGDRDDARS
- the atpD gene encoding F0F1 ATP synthase subunit beta, producing MAEKHEKKEHKGVVAAVMGPVVDVTFDDGVIPPINTALEIPLPRELQERSGGEKHLVVEVSMHLGDNHFRCVSMGPTDGLKRGMEVIDTGSPIKIPVGKGTLGRVINVLGEPVDELGPIKAQKYYPIHRPAPVLEDQETSTEMYETGLKVIDLIAPYSKGGKTGLFGGAGVGKTVLIMELIRNIAQEHGGISVFAGVGERTREGNDLWLEMQESGVLEKTALIFGQMTEPPGARLRVGLTGLTAAEYFRDEEGQDVLLFIDNIFRFTQAGSEVSALLGRMPSAVGYQPTLATEMGALQERITSTRKGSITSVQAIYVPADDLTDPAPATAFSHLDATTVLSRKIVEMGIYPAVDPLDSTSQILDPNVVGEKHYSVAREVQKVLQKNKELQDIIAILGMDELSDEDKVVVSRARKIQRFFSQPFFVAEQFTGTPGKYVKLEDTIEGFEKIVAGDLDEIPEQAFYMVGNVEDVMEKAATLKD
- the rsmI gene encoding 16S rRNA (cytidine(1402)-2'-O)-methyltransferase → MPGAEPPAPVVPEEKKGGRLYLVATPIGNLEDISPRALRVLKEAAAVAAEDTRTTRRLLARFGLDTPLISYHDHSPPARRRELLSRLRGGEDLALVSEAGTPGFSDPGFRLVRAAVENGIDVVPVPGPSALMSALPASGLPGNRFAFEGFLPARRAARRKRLYRLANEERTLVFFESPRRVRAFLEDAREILGDRPAVLAREMTKRFEEFVRGSISDLLARVPEGGPRGEVVLILGGRGGEPAPGSPDPAGEVASLVKTMNISRMEAIKLVAARRRAPKGEIYRAVHGTGADR